A window of Enterobacter ludwigii genomic DNA:
AACCTCGACCCGGATTCCCTGACGCCGCGTCAGGCGCTGGAGTGGATTTATCGGCTGAAGAGTTTAGTGTAGTTTTTTGCCGGGTGGCGGCTTCGCCTTACCCGGCCTACACAACCCGTAAGCCCGGTAAGCGCAGCGCCACCGGGCTTTTTTTTACAGCAACGGCGGAATGGTCGGCACCTGTGGTGCCTCGTCAATATCCTTCTGCGTCATGCGAAATGCTTCTGGATAGTGATCCCGACTGGTACGGCGCAGCGGTTCAGTATCACGCCAGGTATACAGGCAATGCTGGCACTGATACACAGTCCAGACCCCTTTCACGGGAGATGTCGCCATTACTTCAATGTGTTCATCGGCACAACGTGGACAAATCATCTTTTCCTCCTTATTGACGTGCAGCCAGCATCGCGGTCAGTTTTTCCGCCCAGGCTTTAGTTTCAGGTAAATCCTGTACCGGCTGGCTGTAGTGGCCACGGGTGTCCGGTGCAACTGGCGTCGTAGCATCAATAATCAGCTTGTCGGTAATACCCGCCGGGCTCGAACCAGGGTCAAGTTCAAGCACTGACATGTTCGGCAACTGCACCAGATCACCGGCCGGGTTCACTTTCGATGACAGCGCCCACATCACCTGTGGCAGGTTGAACGGATCGACATCCTCATCCACCATAATGACCATTTTCACGTAGCCCAGACCGTGCGGCGTGGTCATGGCACGTAAACCAACCGCACGAGCAAAACCGCCGTAGCGTTTTTTAGTAGAGATAATCGCCAACAGACCGTGGGTGTACATCGCGTTCACCGCCTGCACTTCCGGGAATTCCGCTTTTAGCTGCTGGTAGAGCGGCACGCAGGTGGCTGGCCCCATCAGATAGTCAATCTCGGTCCACGGCATGCCGAGGTAGAGGGATTCGAAAATCGGTTTGGTGCGGTATGAAACTTTATCAATACGCACCACTGTCATGTTACGGCCACCGGAATAGTGTCCGGTAAACTCACCAAACGGCCCTTCTATCTCACGCTTGCGGCCTTCGATCACCCCTTCGAGGATCACTTCTGACCCCCACGGCACGTCGAAACCGGTCAGCGGTGCGGTAGCAATGGGATACGGGCTTTCACGCAGCGCGCCGGCCATTTCATACTCGGACTGATCGTATTTCAGCGGCGTGGCGCCCATCAGGGTGATGATCGGGTCGTTGCCCAGCGTAATCGCAATTGGCAGATCTTCCCCGCGCTCTTCCGCTTTGTGCAGATGCAGAGCAATGTCGTGCATCGGTACCGGCTGCAGGCCCAGCTTGCGCTTGCCCTTCACTTCCATGCGGTAAATACCGACGTTTTGCTTGCCAAAATGATCGGGGTCCAGCGGATCGCGCGAGACAACGCAGGCTTTATCAAGATAAAAACCACCGTCACCGTCGTTCAGGCGAAACAGCGGCAGAATGTCGAACAGGTTAATGTCTTCACCGTCCACCGTATTCTGCGCCCAGGCCGGGTTAGCGCGGCGCTCCGGTGTGACGGGGAATTTATCCCAGCGGCGGATAAACTCGTCGATCTGTTTTTTGACCGGGGTGTTCGCAGGCAGCCCCATCGAAATGGCGTGATTCTGCCAGGAGCCAATCGTATTCATCACGACACGGGCATCGGTAAACCCGCGAATCTTGTCGAACCACAGCGCGGGGGCACCGTCGCCAATACGTCCCGTTGCGTTGGCTGCCGCAGCCAGATCCGGCTCGGCGTTTACCTCTTCCTCAATTTTCAGCAGTTGCCCTTGCTCATCGAGCGCCTGCAGGAAGCTTCTCAAATCATCAAATGCCATCTTTATTCTCCTGTGAAAAATGTTTCGCCTCCTGCAACCCGTTCCAGCGGCGTGCCTTTTTATGCTCCAGACCAAACTGGTCAAGCGCGCGGGTCACAATATGCTGGGTAATGTCATCGGCGGTTTGCGGGTGGTTGTAATACGCAGGCATGGGCGGCACCATCGCCACGCCCATGCGGGAAAGCGCAAGCATATTCTCCAGATGAACGGTGCTGAGCGGCGTTTCACGGGGAACCAGCACCAGCTTACGCCCCTCTTTCAGCACCACATCCGCCGCGCGTCCCACCAGCCCTTCGGCGTAGCCTGCGCGGATCCCCGCCAGCGTTTTCATGCTGCAGGGAATGACGATCATGCCGTCGGTGCGAAATGAGCCGGATGAGATGGTGGCGGCCTGGTCAGCCGGACTGTGGACAACGTCAGCCAGAGCAGCAACGTCCTGCGCGGTGTAAGGCGTTTCCAGCTCAATGGTGGTTTTTGCCCACTTCGACATAACCAGGTGGGTCTCCACCTCCGGAATCTCCCGCAAGGCCTGGAGTAGCGCCACGCCCAGCGGAGCGCCTGTCGCCCCTGTCATTCCCACGATCAATCTCATTCAGCACCTCAATTGTTTTGTTCGTACACGAACATTAAAACTAAACTACTCCCGAACCATTTTCCTGACAAGATCGTTCGTACACGATCACACGAATCGCTAAAAAATGCCGCGTTAAAATCCGGAGCAATAGCGGCTATCATAGTGGGAGATTTTTTCCGTCGGAGTGTTCATGGAACTAAGAAAAGAGGCGTTCCACCTGTTACGTCAGCTTTTTCAACAGCATACCGCGCAGTGGCAGCACGCCTTGCCGGAACTGACCAAGCCGCAGTATGCGGTCATGCGCTCAATTGCCGAGCATCCTGGCATTGAACAGGTGGCATTGACCGAAGTCGCGGTTAGCACAAAAGCGACGCTGGCAGAAATGCTAAGCCGCATGGAGGCGCGCGGGCTGGTCAAACGTGAACTCGATCCTGCGGATAAGCGCCGCCGGTTTGTCTTCCTGACGCCAGAAGGAGAAGCCCTGCTTGCAGGCTGTAAACCGGTTGGCAATGAGGTGGATGAGGCGTTTTTAGGACGTCTAAACAAGGCCGAGCGGGAGCAGTTCTCTGCGCTCATCAAAAAGATGATGCACGATTAATTCACGCTGGTGCGCATAAAATCGATAAAGCTGCGCACTTTTGCGGGTACATGCCGGGCATCAGGATAAACCGCGTAGATGCCCTGCCTCGCAAAGGTGTATCCCGGTAAAACCGACACCAGATTTCGCGCATCCAGTGCCTCACGCACCAGCCATTCCGGTAGTAACGCCACACCACTTCCTGCAAGAGCAAAGGCCATTAGCGCCTGCGCACTGTCCGCAAACAAACGCGGTGCTTTTTTAATCTCCAGCGTCTCTGATGCACCGCTGGCATCTTTTACCTGCCAGTGCAACGGCGAGGCCAGACGCTCGTGAACGAGCCAGTCAGCTTGTGCCAGATGTTCCAGCGATTCAATTGGATTTTTCGCCAGCCACTCGGGCGTCGCGACGGGCAGGATGGAGAAGTGCGAGATCGCAGCTGCGTGATAGCGCGAGTCGGCGAGCGTCCCCAGCCGGATGGCGACATCAAAGCGCTCTGAAATTAGGTCGGCATGCAGCGACGACGAAACATGTCTTACGCGAAGATCAGGATGCTGCTGGCTAAACCTGGCCAGCAAAGGAACCACGACCCTTGAGCCATACTCCGGTGTGGTCGTGATCCGCAATTCCCCCGTGAGCCCCCCATGATTCGCGCGTACATCGTCCTGCAATTGCTCTGCATCCTTCAGAAGCGCGACGCTGCGTTGATGAAAAAGCGCACCTGCCTCGGTTAAGGTCAGACGTCGGGTGGAACGCAGCAACAGGGTGACGCCCAGCTCAGCTTCGAGCTGGCGGATATTGAAGCTAACCACGGCTTTTGTCAGCCCCATAGCGTCGGCTGCCGCAGTGAAACTGCCGGTATCAGCTACCGCTACAAACATCGCCGTCCGCTGTAAATTAATCATCGTCACTCTTTTTACTGTCAAAATGTGTTTGACAGTATATCTCGCTTTGTCGCATTTATCCGTACCTCCCGGGCCGCTACGATACGCCACCTCACGGGAGGAACCACCATGACGTATCGCAGCAAAGTCGCCGTTGTTTATCTACTGGGCTTTTTTCTTGATTTGATCAACATGTTTATTGCCAGTGTCGCCTTTCCGGCAATAGCGCACACGTTTAACGCTACGCCTTCAACGCTAGCCTGGGTCAGTAACGGGTATATTGCCGGGTTGACGCTGGTGATCCCTTTTAGCACCGTGCTGACACGCCGCATCGGGCCAAAGCGCGTCATCCTGCTCTCGCTTTTACTGTTCAGCGCAACCTCTGTTGCCGCAGGCTTGTCTTCCTCACTGGGAAGCCTGATTGCCTGGCGAGTACTGCAGGGAGTGGGAGGAGGCTTATTGATCCCCGTCGGACAAGCACTGACCTGGCAACAGTATAAGCCCCACGAGCGTGCCAGACTTTCTTCAGCGGTCATGCTGGTGGCGTTGCTTGCTCCCGCTTGCTCGCCTGCAATCGGGGGAGTTCTGGTGCAGATGCTAAGCTGGCGGTGGATATTTTTTGCCACCCTTCCCGTTGCGGTGGTGACGTTTATGTTGGCCTCCCTGTGGCTGAAACACGAAATGCCACCGATGAAAGCGACCAGGCTGTTAAATCTGCCTTTGCTGATGAACCCACTTCTGCGTTTTTCCATGCTGGTCTATTTATGTGTACCCGGCATGTTTATTGGGGTGAACGTAACGGGTATGTTTTATCTTCAGAACGAAGCGAACATGACGCCTGCCGAAACGGGAATGCTCATGCTGCCATGGTCTCTGGCATCATTCATGGCGATCACAGCGACGGACCGCTACTTTAACCGCATCGGTCCTCGGCCACTTATTGTCACGGGTTGCCTGCTGCAGGCGCTGGGCATTTTGCTGTTGCTCAGCGTCAACTCTGCCACAACAGCGCTGTTACCGACCGTTGCGTTTGTATTGATGGGAGCAGGAGGCAGTCTTTGCAGCAGCACGGCTCAGAGTAGTGCTTTTTTGACGACGCGCCGGGAAGAGATGCCGGATGCCAGCGCCCTGTGGAATCTTAATCGCCAGTTGAGCTTTTTTGCCGGAGCCCTGCTACTGGCACAGATGCTGAACCTGGCCCAGGTATATCTGACACCTCTCGCCGCGTGGCACGGGATGTTTATTTTTGCCGCAGGCATCACCTTATTGCCTGTACTGTATGCTTTTCGTCTTAACAATAAGCAGGTGCTAACACAACTGCGACAGGAGAATTCATGACGCTTTTCGAACAAGAGATTATCGACCTCCACATTGCGCTCGAAAGCTGGTTAGGTAATGGCGAAGGTGATATTGACGCACTGCTCGCCCGTTTCCGGCCTGATTTTTTGATGGTCCCGCCTGGGGGGACCCATATCGACTATGACGGTCTTGTCAGCTTTCTGGAAAAACAGCGCGGAAGCCGTCCCGGACTGAAGATCGTCGTCGATGAATTAACAACTCGACAGACATGGAGCCACGGAGCGGTGCTTCACTACCGGGAGACGCAAACTCGTCCCGATCACCCGGTCAACGTGCGCTGGTCAACCGCCCTGCTTAATCTGGAAGGTGATTTGATCGCGTGGCGTTTGCTGCACGAAACAGCACAGCCGTAGAAAAAAAGAAAAAGGCCCGTCTCACGACGGGCCTTTTTTTGACGAAAGGTTGCTTATTCGCGGAACAGCGCTTCGATATTCAGACCTTGCCCCTGCAGGATTTCACGCAGGCGGCGCAGACCTTCAACCTGAATCTGACGAACACGTTCACGGGTCAGGCCAATTTCGCGGCCGACGTCTTCCAGTGTTGCAGCTTCATACCCCAGTAAACCGAAACGACGCGCCAGCACTTCACGCTGTTTGGCGTTCAGTTCGAACAGCCATTTGACGATGCTCTGTTTCATGTCATCGTCCTGCGTGGTGTCTTCCGGACCGTTGTCTTTTTCATCGGCCAGGATGTCCAGCAGCGCTTTTTCGGAGTCGCCACCCAGCGGGGTGTCAACCGAGGTAATGCGCTCGTTGAGACGCAGCATACGGCTTACGTCATCAACCGGTTTGTCGAGTTGTTCGGCAATTTCTTCTGCGCTTGGCTCGTGGTCCAGTTTATGGGACAACTCGCGCGCGGTGCGCAGATAAACGTTCAACTCTTTGACGATGTGAATCGGCAGGCGGATCGTACGGGTCTGGTTCATAATAGCCCGTTCGATGGTCTGACGAATCCACCAGGTCGCGTAGGTTGAGAAACGGAACCCGCGTTCCGGGTCAAACTTCTCAACTGCGCGGATGAGGCCTAAGTTGCCCTCTTCAATCAGATCCAGCAGAGCCAGACCACGATTGCCGTAACGACGGGCAATTTTCACGACCAGGCGCAAGTTACTTTCAATCATGCGACGGCGCGAGGCAACATCACCACGCAAAGCACGACGTGCGAAATAGACTTCTTCTTCGGCCGTTAACAGTGGGGAGTAACCAATCTCCCCAAGGTAAAGCTGAGTCGCGTCCAGTACACGCTGTGTGGCACCCTGCGATAACAGCTCTTCTTCAGCCAAATCGTTATCACTGGGTTCCTCTTCTACTAAGGCTTTTTCGTCAAAAGCCTCTACTCCGTTCTCATCAAATTCCGCGTCTTCATTTAAATCATGAACTTTCAGCGTATTCTGACTCATAAGGTGGCTCCTACCCGTGATCCCTGAACGAGACACCCTGGCTGGCATGCCCCGTCAAATTATCGCTGCGGCAAGTACTGCAGCGGGTTTACGGATTTCCCCTTGTAACGAATTTCAAAATGCAAGCGTGTAGAACTGGTTCCGGTGCTACCCATAGTAGCGATTTTTTGCCCCGCCTTAACTTCTTGTTGTTCCCGGACCAGCATTGTGTCGTTATGGGCGTAGGCACTCAGGTAATCATCGTTATGTTTGATGATAATAAGATTACCGTAACCGCGCAGAGCGTTACCGGCATATACAACACGTCCATCTGCGGTCGCGATGATAGCCTGTCCCTTACTCCCTGCGATATCGATCCCTTTATTTCCACCTTCGGAGGAAGAGAAGTTTTCGATAACCTTGCCGTCAGTTGGCCAGCGCCATGTAGAAATTGGCGAACTGGACGTCATACTGCTGGCAGTCGGTTCAGTAGAGCTAACCACAGGTGCCGTCACGGGTGCTGTGACAACAGTCGCAGTCCCTTTATTATTCGGCAACATTTTGTTA
This region includes:
- a CDS encoding UbiX family flavin prenyltransferase; translation: MRLIVGMTGATGAPLGVALLQALREIPEVETHLVMSKWAKTTIELETPYTAQDVAALADVVHSPADQAATISSGSFRTDGMIVIPCSMKTLAGIRAGYAEGLVGRAADVVLKEGRKLVLVPRETPLSTVHLENMLALSRMGVAMVPPMPAYYNHPQTADDITQHIVTRALDQFGLEHKKARRWNGLQEAKHFSQENKDGI
- a CDS encoding MarR family transcriptional regulator, with the translated sequence MELRKEAFHLLRQLFQQHTAQWQHALPELTKPQYAVMRSIAEHPGIEQVALTEVAVSTKATLAEMLSRMEARGLVKRELDPADKRRRFVFLTPEGEALLAGCKPVGNEVDEAFLGRLNKAEREQFSALIKKMMHD
- a CDS encoding MFS transporter — translated: MTYRSKVAVVYLLGFFLDLINMFIASVAFPAIAHTFNATPSTLAWVSNGYIAGLTLVIPFSTVLTRRIGPKRVILLSLLLFSATSVAAGLSSSLGSLIAWRVLQGVGGGLLIPVGQALTWQQYKPHERARLSSAVMLVALLAPACSPAIGGVLVQMLSWRWIFFATLPVAVVTFMLASLWLKHEMPPMKATRLLNLPLLMNPLLRFSMLVYLCVPGMFIGVNVTGMFYLQNEANMTPAETGMLMLPWSLASFMAITATDRYFNRIGPRPLIVTGCLLQALGILLLLSVNSATTALLPTVAFVLMGAGGSLCSSTAQSSAFLTTRREEMPDASALWNLNRQLSFFAGALLLAQMLNLAQVYLTPLAAWHGMFIFAAGITLLPVLYAFRLNNKQVLTQLRQENS
- a CDS encoding DUF4440 domain-containing protein, yielding MTLFEQEIIDLHIALESWLGNGEGDIDALLARFRPDFLMVPPGGTHIDYDGLVSFLEKQRGSRPGLKIVVDELTTRQTWSHGAVLHYRETQTRPDHPVNVRWSTALLNLEGDLIAWRLLHETAQP
- the rpoS gene encoding RNA polymerase sigma factor RpoS, producing the protein MSQNTLKVHDLNEDAEFDENGVEAFDEKALVEEEPSDNDLAEEELLSQGATQRVLDATQLYLGEIGYSPLLTAEEEVYFARRALRGDVASRRRMIESNLRLVVKIARRYGNRGLALLDLIEEGNLGLIRAVEKFDPERGFRFSTYATWWIRQTIERAIMNQTRTIRLPIHIVKELNVYLRTARELSHKLDHEPSAEEIAEQLDKPVDDVSRMLRLNERITSVDTPLGGDSEKALLDILADEKDNGPEDTTQDDDMKQSIVKWLFELNAKQREVLARRFGLLGYEAATLEDVGREIGLTRERVRQIQVEGLRRLREILQGQGLNIEALFRE
- a CDS encoding UbiD family decarboxylase, with amino-acid sequence MAFDDLRSFLQALDEQGQLLKIEEEVNAEPDLAAAANATGRIGDGAPALWFDKIRGFTDARVVMNTIGSWQNHAISMGLPANTPVKKQIDEFIRRWDKFPVTPERRANPAWAQNTVDGEDINLFDILPLFRLNDGDGGFYLDKACVVSRDPLDPDHFGKQNVGIYRMEVKGKRKLGLQPVPMHDIALHLHKAEERGEDLPIAITLGNDPIITLMGATPLKYDQSEYEMAGALRESPYPIATAPLTGFDVPWGSEVILEGVIEGRKREIEGPFGEFTGHYSGGRNMTVVRIDKVSYRTKPIFESLYLGMPWTEIDYLMGPATCVPLYQQLKAEFPEVQAVNAMYTHGLLAIISTKKRYGGFARAVGLRAMTTPHGLGYVKMVIMVDEDVDPFNLPQVMWALSSKVNPAGDLVQLPNMSVLELDPGSSPAGITDKLIIDATTPVAPDTRGHYSQPVQDLPETKAWAEKLTAMLAARQ
- a CDS encoding LysR family transcriptional regulator, which codes for MINLQRTAMFVAVADTGSFTAAADAMGLTKAVVSFNIRQLEAELGVTLLLRSTRRLTLTEAGALFHQRSVALLKDAEQLQDDVRANHGGLTGELRITTTPEYGSRVVVPLLARFSQQHPDLRVRHVSSSLHADLISERFDVAIRLGTLADSRYHAAAISHFSILPVATPEWLAKNPIESLEHLAQADWLVHERLASPLHWQVKDASGASETLEIKKAPRLFADSAQALMAFALAGSGVALLPEWLVREALDARNLVSVLPGYTFARQGIYAVYPDARHVPAKVRSFIDFMRTSVN